The DNA segment CTTTTTAGGTGGTGTGGATAAATATGAGGTAGTCAATGCTTTTGGTGCAGACATTTTCTTTGATGACCAAGATGTGCATTTAGAGACCACTTCAAAAACTTCACCCAGTGCAAAAGTTCCTTATAAAAGTGAATCAATTTTAAATAGAATTTAATGATAGTTAGTCAATAATGCTATTTTAAACTACTAAAAGGAAAGATACAATGGAACAAGTTAAAACGGTTATTTTATTAACATTTTTAACCGTATTGTTTGTGTTTGTGGGTGCTTATGTTGGTGGAGCCAACGGTGCATTGATTGCCTTTTTACTTGCAGGTGGAATGAATTTTTACGCCTATTACTATTCTGATAAACATGTTTTAGCACATTATAATGCCGTTGAAGTACAAGATTCACACCATATGGTGTATAAAATTGTAAAAGAGTTGGTCTATAAATCGGGACTGCCAATGCCTAAAATCTATATTATCCCTGATAATGTGCCCAATGCATTTGCAACAGGAAGAAACCATGAAAATGCTGCAGTTGCTGTGACACAAGGTTTATTGAACCTGCTCAATGAAAAAGAGATAGAAGGCGTTATTGCTCACGAACTTTCACATATCAAACACTATGATATATTAATAGGAACCATTGCAGCAACTTTTGCAGGTGCGATTGCAATGATTGCAAATTTTTTGCAATTTTCAGCAATTTTTGGTGACAGTCGAAGAGGCATCCATCCTGTGGTGATGATTCTTTTAGCAATTATTTTACCACTGGCTGCTGGGATTATTCAAATGACCGTGAGTCGAAGCAGAGAGTATCTTGCAGATGAAGGAGCAGCACGTATGACAGGAAACCCTGCTGGACTTCAAAGCGCGTTAGGAAAACTCGAACAGTACGCTAAAAGAGGGGAAGTCAGAAACGCAACCGAACAAACGGCTCATATGTTTATTATCAATCCATTCAGTGGACATGAAACAAAGTTTTCTGATCTGTTTAGAACACATCCTACGACACAAGACAGAATTGCACGATTAGAAGAGTTAAAGCACGAACTTTAACTCTTCTACCTACTTAAATATATCTACGACTTTATCAATATTAATGGTGTTGTTATCTTTAATAATAGGATAAATCCCTTTTGCAATGAGCGCATTTTTAAGCGTAACCCCTAATTTATCAGTGATAAAATAGTTCACCTCTTGCTCTTGAAAAAGCTTAGGAAAGAGTTGTGAAGGTTTTTTTTCTCTTGGAAATGCAGGGTTTTTAATGAGCATTTGTGAGGTGAGTTTATAATCTTGAATATGAAAGATAAAAATATACTCTGAATATAAACTGATGTCATTGAGCTCAGTTTTACTTGAAGAGCACACTGCTACTGAGAAATCATTTTTCACTTCATGGATTTTAATGTTATAACCATTGATTAATGCCATTGCAACTTTACGTCGTGCATTTTTAATGATTCGAGAAAAGGTAGCACGAGAGACATTCATTTTTTTGGCGGCATCCTCTTGATACATGTTCTCGATACTCATAAGTTGAATGGCTTCAATCTCTTCATGAAGAAGTACGATGGTTTCGGCTGGTTCAATATCTTTTGGACCAAAATATTTACTCTGTAAAGTTAAGGTTAATTCTCGTTGTACTTTTTCTCTTGCCATGCTTATCTTTTTTTTGCGAATTTTAGCATAAATTAAAAAATTTGGCAAATTTTATATTGACATATGTTCATTAATTTGTTAAAATTCTAACATATGTTCAAATAGATTGAATGATTCGCACATATGTTCAAAAGTAATTACTCCTAATAATTATTAATACATCTGGCTCCCTTGTTGAATGAATCTCCAGTCTGTTTGGACTATATAATTTGAATAACATTGTTTAAATAAGGACAACAAATGAGAATTGTATTTCCTACTAAAGATAATATGAGTTATATTTCACACAGTGCAAGCAGTATTGAAGAGGCTGAGTTTTTGACTGTTTTGGATGTAAGTGATAATGATATTGTTGGTGTTGAAACCCTGAAAAATCAAAAGTTTGCAAACAATGAAGCGTTTGTGAATGAGTTTAAAGAGAATAATTTTGATGCGATCATCGTGCCAAAAACGAATGCACTGCCACTTGAAGATTTAAAAAATGCAGGTATTTGTGTCTATAACGACGAAGATTCTCAAGTAATTTTAAATGCTTTTTCTGATTATATGAATCAAAAGTTAGCATTGGCATAAAAGCAAGTTTGACTTGCTTTTTAGCTGTATATTCTTTTGACGTGTTTGATTTGACTTCCCATATTTAATAACAACATATCTGCTAAAACTAAAGCCATCATTGATTCCGCAACCACGCTTCCTCTAATAGCTACACATGGGTCATGTCGACCTTTTAATGCACAATTTACTTCTTGATTATGTGTATCAAGGGTTTGTTGTTTAATAAAAATAGAAGGCGTAGGTTTAAAATAGACTTTAACATTGATGTCATCCCCATTTGAAATTCCTCCTAAAATACCACCACTGTTGTTGGTTTTAAAACCATTCAGAGTGATTTGGTCATTATTTTGACTCCCTTTGAGTGAAGAAGAACCAAACCCTTCTCCAATTTCCACTGCTTTAACGGCATTGATACTCATCATGGCATTGGCAATTTGTGCATCGAGTTTATGGTAAAGGGGTTCTCCCAATCCTACAGGCGTATTTTTAACATTGATTAAGGCAACGCCGCCCACACTGTCGTGTTGTTTTTTTGCATTTATGATTGCCTCTTTTTGTGTCTCTTCTACTTCTGCGTCCAAAGCATAGATTTCTGAGCTTTTAGCAAATTTAAAATCAATATTTTTTGATTCGATGCCATCAATGGCACAAATACCACTTTGTACAACCACTCCCAGTTCTTTGAGCATCAGTTTGGCAACAGCACCTGCAGCTACTCTGGCAGCTGTTTCTCTGGCACTGCTTCGTCCACCACCACGATAATCTCTGACACCATATTTATTAAAATAGGTAAAGTCTGCATGTCCTGGTCTGAAAAGATCTTTGATGTTGGAGTAGTCTTTGCTTTTTTGGTTCTCATTGAAAATCACCATGGCTATGGATGTTCCTGTAGTTACCCCTTCAAAAAC comes from the Candidatus Marinarcus aquaticus genome and includes:
- a CDS encoding NifB/NifX family molybdenum-iron cluster-binding protein, which translates into the protein MRIVFPTKDNMSYISHSASSIEEAEFLTVLDVSDNDIVGVETLKNQKFANNEAFVNEFKENNFDAIIVPKTNALPLEDLKNAGICVYNDEDSQVILNAFSDYMNQKLALA
- the aroC gene encoding chorismate synthase — translated: MNTFGERFRFTTFGESHGKALGCIVDGVPAGIKFDEEFIQSEMNRRKPGQNEFATARNEGDKIEILSGVFEGVTTGTSIAMVIFNENQKSKDYSNIKDLFRPGHADFTYFNKYGVRDYRGGGRSSARETAARVAAGAVAKLMLKELGVVVQSGICAIDGIESKNIDFKFAKSSEIYALDAEVEETQKEAIINAKKQHDSVGGVALINVKNTPVGLGEPLYHKLDAQIANAMMSINAVKAVEIGEGFGSSSLKGSQNNDQITLNGFKTNNSGGILGGISNGDDINVKVYFKPTPSIFIKQQTLDTHNQEVNCALKGRHDPCVAIRGSVVAESMMALVLADMLLLNMGSQIKHVKRIYS
- the htpX gene encoding zinc metalloprotease HtpX; the encoded protein is MEQVKTVILLTFLTVLFVFVGAYVGGANGALIAFLLAGGMNFYAYYYSDKHVLAHYNAVEVQDSHHMVYKIVKELVYKSGLPMPKIYIIPDNVPNAFATGRNHENAAVAVTQGLLNLLNEKEIEGVIAHELSHIKHYDILIGTIAATFAGAIAMIANFLQFSAIFGDSRRGIHPVVMILLAIILPLAAGIIQMTVSRSREYLADEGAARMTGNPAGLQSALGKLEQYAKRGEVRNATEQTAHMFIINPFSGHETKFSDLFRTHPTTQDRIARLEELKHEL
- a CDS encoding DUF134 domain-containing protein; amino-acid sequence: MAREKVQRELTLTLQSKYFGPKDIEPAETIVLLHEEIEAIQLMSIENMYQEDAAKKMNVSRATFSRIIKNARRKVAMALINGYNIKIHEVKNDFSVAVCSSSKTELNDISLYSEYIFIFHIQDYKLTSQMLIKNPAFPREKKPSQLFPKLFQEQEVNYFITDKLGVTLKNALIAKGIYPIIKDNNTINIDKVVDIFK